Proteins from one Homalodisca vitripennis isolate AUS2020 chromosome 3, UT_GWSS_2.1, whole genome shotgun sequence genomic window:
- the LOC124356978 gene encoding histone deacetylase 8-like isoform X2 has protein sequence MVASLIQAYNLLPHMKCVESVPALEDELTSFHSLSYIEYLKTLDSVCDSESDLEFGLGYDCPPLDGLYNMVSRLAGGTLTAVRQLTSKRAQVAINWCGGWHHAQRDEAEGFCYVNDIVVGIEELRKVFPYVLYIDFDIHHGNGVQNAYEYTKRVLTLSLHKYEPGFYPTTGSLTERGEGPGRYHSVNVPLSEGLTDANLCQLFDTVVTEVKASFKPDAVVLQCGADCLVGDPVGNFNLTPSSLGYCVRNVLSWKLPTLVLGGGGYNKANTARCWTYLTALICNVKLPDEIPENPYFSEYGPGFDLEITPGAQPNLNHNINETIASVLKDVQNIQDRS, from the exons ATGGTGGCTTCATTGATTCAAGCGTACAATCTTCTTCCCCACATGAAATGTGTTGAATCAGTTCCGGCATTAGAAGATGAACTCACAAGTTTTCATTCATTAAGTTATATTGAATACTTGAAGACACTTGATAGTGTCTGTGATTCAGAGTCAGACTTGGAATTTGGATTAG GTTATGATTGCCCTCCATTAGATGGCCTGTACAATATGGTCAGTCGACTTGCAGGAGGAACACTGACAGCTGTGAGACAACTGACCAGCAAGAGAGCACAAGTAGCTATCAACTGGTGTGGAGGCTGGCACCATGCCCAGAG AGATGAAGCTGAAGGATTCTGCTACGTGAATGATATTGTTGTGGGAATTGAAGAACTTCGGAAGGTATTCCCTTATGTGCTTTACATTGATTTTGATATTCATCATG GCAATGGTGTCCAGAATGCGTATGAATACACCAAACGAGTGTTGACCCTGTCACTACACAAGTATGAACCCGGCTTTTACCCCACAACTGGTTCTCTGACTGAGCGGGGAGAGGGACCTGGCAGATACCACAGTGTCAATGTTCCTCTCTCTGAGGGCCTCACTGATGCCAACCTGTGTCAGTTGTTTGACAC GGTTGTGACAGAAGTGAAGGCCAGTTTCAAGCCTGACGCAGTGGTGTTGCAGTGTGGAGCTGACTGCCTGGTGGGTGACCCAGTGGGGAACTTCAACCTCACTCCTTCCTCCCTGGGTTACTGTGTCCGCAACGTATTGTCCTGGAAACTACCCACTCTGGTATTAGGAGGAG GGGGCTATAATAAGGCCAACACCGCACGTTGCTGGACATACCTGACAGCACTCATTTGTAATGTGAAACTGCCAGATGAAATACCTGAGAACCCT TACTTTTCAGAATATGGCCCTGGCTTTGACTTAGAAATCACTCCTGGAGCTCAGCCAAATTTAAACCACAACATCAATGAAACCATTGCATCAGTACTAA aagATGTACAAAACATTCAGGATCGCTCTTGA